The sequence CGCATCGACCACGCGGGCCGACCGGATGAGCAGGTGCATAGGCGTAAAAAAAACGTCCAATGTTCAACAGACAAGGCACAACGTGCGACACGCTGCGAACCTTCACCTTGAACGTTGAACGCTGAACGTACTACTAAGTCTTATTGACCAACCAGGTCTTTGTATGCCTCGGCCGTCATCAATTCGTCGAGGGCGGTACCTTCGGTTGGCTTCATGCGGATGATCCAGCCCCGGCCATACGGATCGGTATTGACCAGTTCGGGGCTTTTTTCGGTTTCGTCGTTGACCTCGAGCACCTCGCCGCTGATGGGCAGGAACAGGTCCGACACCGTTTTCACGGCTTCAACCGAACCGAAGATCTCGCCTTTTTCGAGCGATTGACCAACCGTCGTAATGTCTACGTACACGATGTCGCCCAGTTCATGCTGCGCGAAATCGGTAATGCCCACCGTGGCGGTGCCGTCGGCTTCCAGGCGAATCCACTCGTGGTCCTGGGTGTATTTGAGTTCGTCGGGGAACGTCATTGGTTTCGGTAATTACTGAGCCGCAAAAATAGGGCTAGAAGTGGTAAGTCCTATCCGAAAAGTCGGATCGATGCAGCCACCCGCCGTATCTTCGCCCCGTGGCCAATAAACCGGCCTGCCGCCTGCGGGTTCCAACCCGGCGGCGCACCGATTCCAACTCTATTTATGCAACCCGACGTTCAGGTAGCGATCATTGGCGCTGGCTTTGCCGGCCTGGGTGCCGCCATCCGGCTTTCGCTGAGTGGGCGCCGTTCCTTTCTTGTCTTCGAACGGGGCAACGACGTAGGGGGCACCTGGCGCGAGAATACGTACCCCGGCTGTGCCTGCGACGTACCCTCCCACCTCTATTCGTTTTCGTTTGCGCCCAATCCGGCTTGGTCGAAAGCCTATTCGCCACAGCCCGAAATTCAGCAATACCTTCGGCACTGCGTCGATCAGTTCAACCTGCGCAGCCAGATTCGCTTCCAGACGGCCATCGTCGATACCCGCTGGGATGAGGCCACGACCCGCTGGCACCTGACCGATCAGCACGGCAACCAGACCACCGCGCGCGTAGTGGTGGCCGCCACCGGCCCCTTCACCCGCCCCAGCGTGCCGAAGCTGCCCGGCCTCGATACGTTTGCAGGCGCTGTTTTTCACTCGGCCCGCTGGAACCACGACTACGACCTTCGGGGCAAACGCGTAGCCGTGATTGGCACGGGCGCCAGCGCCATCCAGATCGTGCCCGCCCTGGCCCCGCTGGTGGCGCAGCTCACGGTTTTTCAGCGCACGCCTCCGTATGTGATGCCCCGCAATAACCGAACGTACCCAGCCTGGCAACAACGGCTCTACCGCGCGCTGCCCCTGGCGCAGCAACTGCATCGCAGCCTGCTTTACTGGATCAACGAAGCCGGTGGGCTGGCTTTTATGGGTAATGCATTATTGAATAAACTGGCGACCGGACAGGCCCGCAGGCACCTCGAAGCCCAGGTTAGCGACCCCGAACTACGCCGCCGCCTGTGGCCCACCTACACGCTCGGCTGCAAACGCGTGCTGGTGTCCGACGACTATTACCCTGCACTCACGCGCCCTAACGTGACGCTGGTGACCGACCCCATCGACACTGTTACGCCCACGGGTATCCGCACCACCGGCGCGGCCGGCCCGGCTGCCGAACAACCATTCGACGCCTTAATTTTTAGTACGGGTTTTCAGGTTGCCGACGTGCCCGTCGTTCAGCTCCCCAACGGCCGCACGGCGTTCTCATTCACCGGCCGAAACGGGCGCGACCTGCTGACCGAATGGGCCCAAACCGGCCCACAGGCACTGTATGGCATGACGGCATCGGGTTTTCCGAATCTGTTGTTTCTGCTGGGGCCCAACACCGGTTTGGGGCATACGTCGGTGATTCACATGATTGAGTCGCAGCTCAATTACCTGCTCAGTTACCTGCATACCCTCGAGCAGGCGGGCGACGATGCCTTTCTCGACGTAAAACCCGATCGCCAACGTACCCACAACGACGCGCTTCAGCAGCAAATGACGGGCACGGTCTGGGCGTCGGGATGCCAGAGCTGGTACATGGATGCCCAGGGCCGGAACACCACCCTTTGGCCCGCCCTGACGGTCACCTACCGCCAACGTACCCGGCGCGTTACGCTGGCCGATTACGTGA comes from Fibrella aestuarina BUZ 2 and encodes:
- a CDS encoding flavin-containing monooxygenase; translated protein: MQPDVQVAIIGAGFAGLGAAIRLSLSGRRSFLVFERGNDVGGTWRENTYPGCACDVPSHLYSFSFAPNPAWSKAYSPQPEIQQYLRHCVDQFNLRSQIRFQTAIVDTRWDEATTRWHLTDQHGNQTTARVVVAATGPFTRPSVPKLPGLDTFAGAVFHSARWNHDYDLRGKRVAVIGTGASAIQIVPALAPLVAQLTVFQRTPPYVMPRNNRTYPAWQQRLYRALPLAQQLHRSLLYWINEAGGLAFMGNALLNKLATGQARRHLEAQVSDPELRRRLWPTYTLGCKRVLVSDDYYPALTRPNVTLVTDPIDTVTPTGIRTTGAAGPAAEQPFDALIFSTGFQVADVPVVQLPNGRTAFSFTGRNGRDLLTEWAQTGPQALYGMTASGFPNLLFLLGPNTGLGHTSVIHMIESQLNYLLSYLHTLEQAGDDAFLDVKPDRQRTHNDALQQQMTGTVWASGCQSWYMDAQGRNTTLWPALTVTYRQRTRRVTLADYVIEQAAPAVSQVV
- the gcvH gene encoding glycine cleavage system protein GcvH — encoded protein: MTFPDELKYTQDHEWIRLEADGTATVGITDFAQHELGDIVYVDITTVGQSLEKGEIFGSVEAVKTVSDLFLPISGEVLEVNDETEKSPELVNTDPYGRGWIIRMKPTEGTALDELMTAEAYKDLVGQ